The DNA region GAATTCAAATATTCTTACCGAAAGAAATACGGTCCACCATAGCACAGGAGCGGTGTACTCGCACGTCGTTGACATGTTTATCTGAACATGGTGTGGGGTTTTTGTCGAGGTCTAGCGGCCCAGTATCTTGTCGTACCCCAATTGTGCCAATGCCCATCCAGAGGAAACCGATTACCAGCAAGACTATTTCAGACCAGATCTGTACACATAATGTCtgctcgcgcgcctctctggtgtAGTTTCAATGTTGACTGACCGTAGCTTCGAATCCATATAGCTCCTTAATCAAGCCGGTAATGTAGGTAGCCGGAAAGCTCTGCACcatgcgtgtatgtgtgcgAATAGACGGTTGAGGTTGTATTTGGGACCGCTTACGAGCAATGCACATCCGAGGAGCCACCAGTCTACACAATGATATCGGGGCAGGCATGGAACTCGGTGTTTACTGTCTGCGACCTTACTGAGCGGAACATCGCACTGTGAATTTAAGTCGACCAGGAAGACAATTAAGCAGATGCCACCTATTACGGATGAGACTACCGTCACACCGAGTGCCTGCAATCGGTGACGTGATACCACGGTCGATGGCAAGTTCTGGGACGTTTTTTTAGACGCGCCGAGCACGGGAGCGTCACGTACCGCTCCTGGAATTTCAACCAATTCCAAGTCATGCTATAACACAGAGGAGGACATCTGACGGACTCTGGAAGGTTTCCTGTTGCAGCCGCTGGGGCGCGCCTCTGGTGTCAGTGAGAGTGTCGACGTCTGCCATGGTGTAAACTCAGTGCGGCGTTTCGGACTGAAAAGTGTATTTTCTGAAGACGCTTGTAATCAGTGCGAACACTTAAGCCACCAGTACGATTAGAAATAACACTTAAGCCACCAGTACGATTAGAAAAAACGCTTAAGCCACCAGCACGATTAGAAAAAACGCTTAAGCCACCAGCACGATTAGAAATTCAGCTGTAGATACACAGTTATGTGCCTGACTATAATTGTCGTCTACCTGATAGCTAGGAGAAACCTCCACCGGCTAGCAGATTCTTTCAGGGCCTTTGCCTTGAAGGCAGCCTTGTCTGGTAAAGCGGCGGGTACTCCAGTCCGGTTTATACAGACAAGCGAGGGGTACCCGGTGGGTTGAAAGCAGGCGGTGTCTACCTGGGCGTCCGATGGACCGCATCAGGCTTTCTATTTTCATGGGGGACTTCAGATTTTGCCTGCATATGGTTCCGAAAACAGCGTCTATGCTTTTGTGGTCCAAGTCACGTGTGACACGTTTCCTCACAACACTGTACAGTACGCCACCGGTGTACGTGGACGGATGATGTAAAACGGCGTTACTTTTCATTGTCaccacatgcatgcgtgcatgcggttCCGCCCTCAAACGCAACTGGGCActtgcagaaaaaaaagaacaCTGCTCAAAGGGCCACTTTTCTCGATAAACGCTTTCACATTAAACAAGGGACACCGCTGCTTGATGCTCTTTTTCGAGGATGTGAATTCCAGGGAACGAGCGGGCCATTACTCGCAGCATGAGCTTAAATCGAACTATTCCAGCCTCTCCGGTTGAGGCCGTCTATTTCGGCATTGTGGACTGTAAGTGGCTTCCCCAAAGAAAGTATCGCCTATGCTTGTTGGCTCCTTCTGATGAATAACGTCCTTGCTGTGAATGTTGATTACCCGCAGGTGTGCACAAAGAGTTGGAAGCAGGAAGTTTCTCTGTCATCGACGAGGAAACCGCTGCGGCTTTTGTCGCGGTGAGACACACGAAGAAACATTTGGATAAGTGTCGCAGCATGAAAACTCACCACGTTTGATCCAACAGTTGCTGTGACCTGGCTTTCCCAAACCTCCAGTATTGTGAAGGGTTTTTTGTCTGTTCTTGGCGGGCCGTGGATCGGGACTTCCGACGTCGTCGTTGCCTCGTGGCTCAATTGGGATTCTTGAGATTCGAAGCACGGGGCTGCGCACTGCGAGCGGACGTCGTCATGTCTCCGTTGTGTTGCAGGCATGGAAGGAAGGCATCAAGTCCCGATTGGAAAATCCATCTCCTTTACCAGCCCGAGTACGTTACCGGCTTTAAAAAGTCTTCTGCGTGGGTTGTTAACTTCGCGGATGTCTAGCTCACTAGGACGCTGCGATCTCGTGCCACCAACTATTTCTCGACGACGATTTGGATGAATAAGGTGTTGACTATCCATGAGTGTTGCAGGGGGAAACTCGCCAGCAACGCCGGCGGACTACAAGCGTCCAGCGGTAAGACAGCAAGAGCATTACCAGCCGCTGTTATCGCAGGATCGAGTCTGACACTCTACCGCCCAGTGGCTTTCGTATGAACATCTCTTGACTTCCACGGAAGCTAGAATACAACATTTCAGCAGCATTCTGAGAGTTCTTTGGATGAGGCATGCACAAGTCTGCACTCGGTTGTTTCATTTGCACTATCTGACTGCGGCAACCTTTGTACTCTCAGGTCTGAACAACCATTCCGGCATAGCTCCACGGCATCCCAAGAAGGTAAGCTGCTCGAGACCTTGCCATTTCCAGCCACTGCAAGTATATTGGCTGGGGGCACTGACCGCAGCGCCGGTGCCATGTATTAATTGCTCAGACGATGACGACTTCGAGGATGCGAATGTGGACCAGCCATCAGAAGCAGCGCTACAAGACTCCCTGGGTGTGTACCTCTCCGAAGAAGAGATTAACTTTTTATCCTCCGAACGAGGACGGGCGGCGCCACTCCTGGACGATCTAACAGATGTCGACGTACGGGACTCTGTCCAAGGCCACATACTAGGGACTTTCGAAAAAGTAAGCCAAAGGCGTTTTAACGTGCTTGTTCCTTGACCCCGTTCTTCACCGTACCCGGTTCATCGCCTCTGAACGAGTGCCTCGGCCGCTTTTTTTGCCCGGAACCACGCTTCAGTGGGAAGCTATGTGTGTAAATTGATCGTGTTCTCGATTCCTGCTCAGGTGACAAGGCCAGCCGAAACAGGCAAGCGGCTGTCTGGTCTCAGACCAGCTTGCTGGACGCTGACGCTCAACAACGGAGTGATGAAGGTATGCCTGATACCACGTGCATTTGGCATCTCGGATATAAACGTTTTGCTCTCCTCGTCCAGCATGAGAGCCCGGGGTACGCGGCCGTCCAGGATTGTATTCGTTGCCTGTGGTTGTCGTTCTTCAGGTTGCGGGTCGGGAGTTTGCGTTTGATAGACTCGAAGCAGAAGTGAAGGAAAGCTAACTGGAGTGAGGCTGAGAGCGGCCTAATGCTTCTTCGGGTTATAGTTCCTTGTACTCGCTGGACTGACGTGCTGCTGGTCTTCTTCGAAATAACGTCTTGGCCACCTGGACAGCTGGTCGTCCGCCGGCGAGCGTTTATTTTGACGGGGTCCCGTAGCATAAAACACCGCTTCCACTCGCCATGGACATATACACCGAAGCCGATAAACGGCTTTTTATGTCTGCTGCTCTCGAGGAGGCACGGAGCGCGCTACAAGAGGGTGAAGTACCCGTTGGCTGTGTGCTCGTGGACTCCAGGACACGGCAGGTTGTGGCCAAGGGCCGAAACGCAACAAATCGAACGAAAAATGCAACAAGACACTG from Neospora caninum Liverpool complete genome, chromosome VIIb includes:
- a CDS encoding Cytidine and deoxycytidylate deaminase family protein, related, coding for MSLNRTIPASPVEAVYFGIVDCVHKELEAGSFSVIDEETAAAFVAAWKEGIKSRLENPSPLPARLTRTLRSRATNYFSTTIWMNKVLTIHECCRGKLASNAGGLQASSGLNNHSGIAPRHPKKVTRPAETGKRLSGLRPACWTLTLNNGVMKVAGREFAFDRLEAEVKESMDIYTEADKRLFMSAALEEARSALQEGEVPVGCVLVDSRTRQVVAKGRNATNRTKNATRHCELEALDAYMARFPPTRIGDSEAPVDMSSIDLFVTCEPCVMCAVALQCSGIKRVFYGCGNDRFGGCGSVLSFHKKLSAHWTGLECCPGIFREEAIDLLRSFYSRGNPNAPEEKRHRKT